A genome region from Oceanococcus sp. HetDA_MAG_MS8 includes the following:
- a CDS encoding anthranilate synthase component I, whose amino-acid sequence MQQLQLHTRSVLSDLETPLTVYLKLAAGPNSFLLESVQGGETWGRYSIIGLPAKERLEVRGNTVSRVVDGHLAECLDVADPLQWIADYAANIDAPELPELPRLNGGLVGYFGAATIGHIEPRVQAAMRSPEDPLDLPDICLLRADEFVIFDNLRNRLHLVVLADASVPAAEAQQRLEALQNRLEQPLAQSWPVLAEAAPGTDLDFEASYPQAAYEAGVQRIRDYILAGDCMQVVLSQRLTAPFDGSALNLYRALRSDNPSPYLYFFDYGDFQVAGSSPEVLVRLEHDQVTVRPIAGTRPRGATAAADKAFEEDLLADPKEVAEHLMLIDLGRNDVGRIAQAGSVQLTEKMVIERYSQVMHIVSNVVGTLADDRSAMDVLRATFPAGTLSGAPKVRALEIIAELEPHQRGLYSGAVGYLAWNGSMDTAIAIRTAVIKDGQVVVQAGAGIVADSVPAKEWEETMNKARAVLRAAARAAIPAS is encoded by the coding sequence ATGCAACAGCTTCAACTTCACACCCGCAGCGTCCTATCCGACCTGGAAACGCCGCTGACCGTTTACCTCAAACTCGCGGCCGGCCCCAACAGCTTCTTGCTGGAGTCGGTCCAGGGCGGCGAAACCTGGGGGCGGTATTCCATCATTGGCCTGCCTGCGAAGGAGCGCCTGGAGGTGCGCGGCAACACCGTTAGTCGTGTTGTTGATGGGCACCTTGCAGAATGCCTGGATGTGGCCGACCCGCTGCAGTGGATTGCAGACTACGCAGCCAACATAGATGCCCCGGAACTGCCGGAGCTGCCCCGTTTGAATGGCGGTCTGGTGGGATACTTTGGGGCGGCGACCATTGGCCACATTGAGCCACGGGTACAGGCTGCGATGCGCAGCCCTGAAGACCCCTTGGACCTGCCCGATATCTGCTTGCTCCGCGCCGATGAGTTTGTCATTTTCGACAATCTGCGCAACCGATTGCATTTGGTCGTGCTGGCAGATGCCTCAGTGCCGGCTGCCGAGGCGCAGCAGCGCTTGGAGGCGCTGCAGAATCGCCTTGAGCAACCCTTGGCACAATCCTGGCCTGTGCTGGCGGAAGCTGCGCCAGGCACAGATCTCGACTTTGAAGCCAGCTACCCCCAGGCCGCCTACGAAGCCGGGGTGCAGCGCATTCGCGATTACATCCTGGCGGGCGACTGCATGCAGGTGGTGCTCTCGCAGCGACTCACCGCCCCCTTCGATGGTTCGGCGCTGAACCTGTATCGGGCCTTGCGTAGCGATAACCCTTCGCCTTATCTGTATTTCTTTGATTACGGCGACTTTCAGGTGGCAGGCTCCTCGCCAGAGGTGTTGGTGCGCCTGGAGCACGATCAGGTGACGGTGCGACCCATTGCCGGCACCCGGCCGCGTGGGGCCACCGCGGCTGCCGACAAAGCCTTCGAAGAAGACTTGCTGGCCGACCCCAAAGAGGTGGCCGAGCATTTGATGTTGATTGACCTGGGTCGCAATGACGTGGGTAGGATCGCGCAGGCTGGCAGCGTACAGCTGACCGAGAAGATGGTCATCGAGCGCTATTCCCAGGTCATGCACATCGTTTCCAACGTCGTGGGAACGCTGGCGGATGATCGCAGCGCCATGGATGTGCTGCGCGCCACTTTCCCGGCCGGCACCCTGTCTGGGGCGCCTAAAGTTCGCGCCTTGGAAATCATCGCCGAGCTAGAGCCGCACCAGCGCGGTCTGTACTCCGGTGCAGTGGGCTACCTCGCCTGGAACGGCAGCATGGATACGGCTATTGCTATTCGCACCGCGGTCATCAAAGACGGCCAGGTTGTGGTTCAAGCCGGCGCTGGCATTGTTGCGGACTCGGTTCCTGCCAAAGAGTGGGAAGAAACCATGAATAAGGCCCGCGCTGTATTGCGCGCCGCCGCACGAGCTGCCATACCGGCGTCATAG
- a CDS encoding aminodeoxychorismate/anthranilate synthase component II: MVLMLDNYDSFTYNLVQYLLELGVEVETWRNDAVTVADIESLQPSHIVISPGPCTPNEAGISLATVERFAGRIPLLGVCLGHQSIGQFFGGEVVRAREVMHGKTSAIEHTAQGVFAGLPSPFTATRYHSLVIAEHSVPDCLEVTAWTLDERGEREEIMGLRHKELAIEGVQFHPESILSEHGHSMLKNFLEMRA, from the coding sequence ATGGTCTTAATGCTCGACAACTACGACAGCTTTACCTACAACCTTGTCCAGTACTTGCTGGAGTTGGGAGTTGAGGTGGAGACATGGCGCAATGATGCGGTAACAGTGGCGGATATCGAGTCTTTACAGCCCTCGCATATCGTTATCTCTCCTGGCCCTTGCACGCCCAATGAGGCGGGCATTTCTTTGGCCACGGTGGAGCGTTTTGCTGGTCGTATCCCCTTGCTAGGCGTGTGTTTGGGTCACCAGAGCATTGGGCAGTTTTTTGGTGGCGAAGTCGTGCGTGCCCGTGAGGTGATGCACGGCAAAACCTCGGCGATCGAACACACCGCTCAAGGTGTATTCGCCGGCTTGCCCAGCCCATTTACGGCCACTCGTTACCACTCTCTGGTCATTGCAGAGCACAGTGTTCCGGACTGTTTAGAGGTCACGGCGTGGACGCTGGACGAGCGCGGAGAGCGCGAGGAAATCATGGGTCTTCGGCACAAAGAGCTTGCAATTGAGGGTGTGCAGTTCCACCCCGAGTCTATTCTGAGCGAGCATGGCCACAGCATGCTGAAGAACTTTTTGGAGATGCGCGCATGA
- a CDS encoding OsmC family protein encodes MNISMNWAGGMAFDVDTGSGHQLRVDGPPDLGGDNSGPRPMELMLVSLGSCSGVDVVHILRRSRADIQGCEVRVQGERAETEPKVFTKIHLEFILRGGDLSEKLVQRAVSLSAEKYCSAARMLEASCEITHSWRIAEDA; translated from the coding sequence ATGAATATTTCCATGAATTGGGCCGGCGGAATGGCCTTCGATGTCGATACCGGCAGTGGCCATCAACTCCGCGTGGATGGGCCGCCAGATTTGGGTGGCGATAACTCGGGACCACGGCCTATGGAGCTGATGCTGGTGTCGCTGGGGAGTTGTTCTGGGGTGGATGTGGTGCACATCCTGCGCCGCTCCCGGGCCGATATTCAGGGCTGTGAAGTGAGAGTTCAGGGTGAGCGCGCGGAGACCGAACCCAAGGTCTTTACCAAGATTCACTTGGAGTTCATCCTGCGTGGCGGCGACTTAAGCGAAAAGCTAGTACAACGCGCCGTGAGCTTAAGTGCCGAAAAATATTGCTCGGCGGCTCGCATGCTGGAAGCCAGCTGCGAGATCACGCATTCGTGGCGCATTGCCGAGGACGCCTAA
- the trpC gene encoding indole-3-glycerol phosphate synthase TrpC encodes MSDILSQILQRKAEEVRAGRSVHSFRDLEELATVAEAPRGFAHAMRAKVAAGDAAVIAEIKKASPSKGLIRADFDAAHIAQSYAEGGASCLSVLTDEDFFQGHADYLMQAHKAVTLPILRKDFMIDTWQVAQARTWGADAILLIVAALSDAQMEELYACARHFQLDVLVEVHDGEELGRALELPGGILGVNNRNLRTFETRLETTLELLGEVPEERVLVTESGIRNGADMQRMMQAGVFGFLIGEHLMRAVEPGAELGRWLAQSQSA; translated from the coding sequence ATGAGCGATATTCTCAGCCAAATACTCCAGCGCAAAGCCGAAGAGGTGCGCGCTGGGCGCAGCGTTCATAGTTTTCGGGACCTGGAAGAGTTAGCTACTGTGGCAGAGGCGCCACGCGGCTTTGCCCATGCGATGCGGGCCAAGGTAGCGGCCGGTGACGCAGCGGTGATCGCTGAAATCAAGAAGGCCTCGCCTTCCAAGGGGCTGATTCGGGCCGATTTTGATGCGGCTCATATTGCCCAGTCCTATGCCGAGGGCGGCGCGAGTTGCTTGTCGGTGTTGACCGACGAGGACTTTTTCCAAGGGCATGCCGACTATCTTATGCAGGCGCATAAGGCGGTTACGCTACCTATTTTGCGCAAGGACTTCATGATCGATACTTGGCAGGTGGCGCAGGCGCGCACCTGGGGCGCGGACGCAATTTTGTTGATTGTGGCGGCACTCTCCGATGCGCAAATGGAAGAACTGTATGCCTGCGCGCGACATTTTCAGTTGGACGTGCTGGTGGAAGTGCATGATGGCGAAGAGTTAGGCCGCGCTTTGGAGCTGCCCGGAGGTATTTTGGGCGTGAACAATCGCAACCTGCGTACCTTTGAAACTCGTTTGGAGACTACCCTGGAGCTGCTTGGCGAGGTTCCCGAAGAACGGGTGCTGGTGACCGAGTCGGGAATACGTAACGGGGCGGATATGCAGCGCATGATGCAGGCGGGTGTCTTTGGTTTTTTGATTGGTGAGCACTTGATGCGCGCCGTGGAGCCCGGCGCAGAACTGGGCCGCTGGTTGGCCCAGTCACAATCAGCCTAG
- the speD gene encoding adenosylmethionine decarboxylase — MAKHMNDKLKLLGFNNLTKSLSFNIYDVCYTLTEQAQKEYIEYIDEAYNAERLTNILTEVSNIIGANILNIAHQDYDPQGASVTMLICEEPIKESVVGHLDKSHITVHTYPESHPHKGISTFRADIDVSTCGLISPLKALNYLIHSFESDIVIMDYRVRGFTRNVRGHKHFIDHKITSIQDYLDRQIKQSYDMVDVNVYQENIFHTKMRLRDLDLPTYLFGDDGMELSPKQTRDIRRKVEHEIMEMFYGRNMPGGR, encoded by the coding sequence ATGGCTAAGCACATGAACGACAAGCTCAAGCTGTTGGGGTTTAACAACCTCACCAAAAGCCTGAGCTTCAATATCTACGATGTGTGCTACACGCTCACCGAGCAGGCCCAGAAGGAATACATTGAGTACATTGATGAGGCCTATAACGCGGAGCGCCTGACCAATATTCTCACCGAGGTGTCGAACATCATCGGTGCCAACATCCTCAATATCGCCCACCAGGACTACGACCCCCAAGGGGCTTCGGTCACCATGCTGATCTGTGAGGAGCCCATCAAAGAGTCGGTGGTGGGGCACTTGGATAAATCGCACATCACCGTGCACACCTATCCAGAGTCGCATCCGCACAAGGGCATTTCGACTTTTCGCGCGGATATCGATGTATCAACCTGTGGCTTGATTTCGCCCCTGAAGGCGCTGAATTACCTCATCCACAGCTTTGAGTCCGACATTGTGATCATGGACTACCGCGTGCGTGGCTTCACCCGCAACGTGCGCGGGCATAAGCACTTCATCGATCACAAAATCACCTCTATCCAGGATTACCTGGACCGGCAGATCAAGCAGTCTTACGACATGGTGGATGTGAACGTCTACCAGGAGAATATTTTCCACACCAAGATGCGCCTACGTGACTTGGACCTGCCCACCTATCTCTTCGGCGACGACGGCATGGAGCTGAGCCCCAAGCAAACTCGGGATATTCGGCGCAAGGTGGAGCATGAGATTATGGAGATGTTCTACGGGCGCAATATGCCAGGTGGCCGCTAG
- a CDS encoding LrgB family protein, which produces MATEWLEHSRSFDLLLTLLAYQCGVWAYARSRGHPLLLPVWVGLILVLGANVLLQRDYADYADGSAALTALLGPVIVALAIPLYQHMGPMRAQAGRVLGIVLGTAIFTALSVAALAQWLAPNQATLLASVLPKAATTPIALEIAQATGGIPALAATTVMLTGIAGAMLAPPLLKLMRVQSHAALGLALGISAHAVGTARAFEISPRCGAWSALGMGLTGLLLALVLPAVLA; this is translated from the coding sequence ATGGCGACTGAATGGCTGGAACACAGCCGCAGTTTTGACCTGCTGCTCACCCTGCTCGCCTATCAATGCGGGGTATGGGCATATGCGCGCAGCCGCGGCCATCCCTTATTACTCCCGGTGTGGGTAGGACTGATCCTGGTGTTGGGCGCCAATGTGTTGCTGCAGCGCGACTATGCCGATTACGCCGACGGCAGCGCCGCACTCACCGCCTTGCTGGGGCCGGTCATCGTCGCTCTGGCCATCCCGCTCTACCAACATATGGGGCCTATGCGCGCCCAGGCTGGGCGGGTGCTGGGCATTGTGCTCGGCACCGCAATTTTCACGGCCCTAAGTGTCGCAGCCCTGGCCCAGTGGCTAGCTCCCAATCAGGCCACCTTGCTGGCCTCGGTCTTACCCAAAGCCGCCACCACTCCCATCGCCCTGGAAATCGCCCAGGCCACCGGCGGCATCCCCGCCTTGGCGGCCACCACCGTGATGCTCACCGGCATCGCCGGGGCCATGTTGGCCCCACCCCTGCTCAAGCTGATGCGGGTGCAAAGCCATGCCGCCCTGGGGCTGGCCTTGGGCATTTCCGCCCATGCTGTGGGCACCGCGCGTGCCTTTGAAATTAGCCCCCGCTGCGGCGCCTGGTCCGCGTTGGGCATGGGCCTAACCGGATTGCTGCTCGCCCTGGTTTTACCGGCGGTTTTGGCCTAG
- the rpe gene encoding ribulose-phosphate 3-epimerase yields the protein MQSPVIAPSILSADFARLGEDVSAVLAAGADWVHVDVMDNHYVPNLTLGPMIVSAMRKFGISAPMDVHLMVEPVDSLVEPFAEAGASMITFHPEATRHVDRTIQLIKSAGCQAGVVLNPATPVQVLEHILPQLDMVLLMSVNPGFGGQSFIPYTLDKLRAVRAMIDQRGLSTRLEIDGGVKVDNIAEIATAGADTFVAGSAIFNAPDYAAVISEMKGRLAV from the coding sequence ATGCAAAGCCCCGTGATCGCCCCTTCCATTTTGTCTGCTGACTTCGCTCGTTTGGGCGAGGATGTCAGCGCCGTACTCGCGGCTGGAGCGGACTGGGTGCATGTGGATGTGATGGATAATCACTACGTGCCGAACCTGACACTTGGCCCCATGATTGTGTCGGCGATGCGTAAGTTCGGTATTTCCGCGCCCATGGACGTGCACCTGATGGTGGAGCCCGTGGATAGTTTGGTGGAGCCCTTTGCCGAGGCGGGGGCGAGCATGATTACTTTCCATCCCGAAGCAACCCGGCATGTCGACCGAACCATCCAGCTCATCAAAAGCGCTGGTTGTCAGGCGGGCGTGGTGCTCAATCCAGCGACTCCCGTCCAGGTGCTGGAGCACATCCTGCCGCAGCTCGACATGGTGCTGCTCATGAGCGTGAACCCCGGCTTTGGGGGGCAATCCTTTATCCCCTACACCCTGGATAAACTTCGCGCCGTGCGCGCCATGATTGATCAGCGGGGGCTGTCTACCCGCTTAGAAATTGATGGCGGCGTGAAGGTGGATAACATCGCCGAGATTGCTACCGCCGGGGCCGACACCTTCGTGGCCGGCAGTGCCATTTTTAATGCGCCGGATTATGCGGCGGTCATTTCCGAGATGAAGGGGCGGCTTGCCGTCTGA
- a CDS encoding choice-of-anchor I family protein: protein MREMIVGRVGLAAAMLLGLSACGDELTFISGGLVETTAIAAGAQCPTGGVRVDSGNDQNSDGVLTAAEITSSEIICNGVDGSDGADGADGADGSDGVDRVDPGVFKLQLLHFADVDGPGGADDVRNFSAMVDGFRGMMPQNTLLLSSGDNWIPGPEYFGADDARLDAALGAADAGRAHVGWLNALGVQASVVGNHELDLGADTFAELIAADGEWPGAQFPYLSANIDFSADADTAPLLVAAGQAAAPNSVSSSATITVGGQTIGVVGASSPTFPSITSVGDLEFTPDDSSDIDALAAIIQAEVDALTAGGNIDKVILLAHMQQISVEKQLAELLSGVDIIIAGGSNTRLADLSDRLREGDAAADVYPQQITSASGEPVLLVNTDGDYRYLGRLVVDFDAQGRVLPQSIDPIQSGAFATDVLPFASFEPIPEVVAITEALEEVLVEKDGNVLGLTSVFLDGRRSQVRTEETNVGNLTAEANLWYAQQTESDVLISLKNGGGIRAEIGQVLQPPGTTDPAQAQFLAPQANVSSGKPAGGISQLDLEQTLRFNNRLVNITVTVAELADIIEHAVAGDGTPGQFPQVAGVRFSFDPSMPARMAGDTNRGVATTLSRVLDLAIVDDSGAVIDQVAVNGMLQGDLSRSYRLVTLNFLAESCINDPTNDCGDGYPYKGLTAPNMTSLSRIDTVVDPGQSSFSDAGREQDALAEYLQAFFAEVPYDLAETDPADDLRIQRLVDGRSSSVFALPTKASLTVLGRYQNPNAGFDESAAEIVAFDPATDRLFVINAEAGQVEVLDISNPATPTQEAVLDPVAELGAGFDGVNSVVVAGGVVAVAVEADPATANGRVALYDAGTLAFVTSLEAGALPDGLAASPDGSLVAVANEGEVPADPNDGDLRDFANDVPGSITMIDLSNGAANATAMTLGFTDFNMGGSRHAELPDTLRIEPGATSVANDLEPEYPAFSEDGSLVFVSLQENNGIAVVDVENMRIDSIVSLGFKDHGLLVNALDASDRDEIDIVAEEGVWGLAMPDGIASYMVNGTHYVVTANEGDSRDDVDECGLDDFANLDATLFAGRDDDNELGRIDFICDQAFDLDNDGDIDRVTAFGARSFSVVDENGVVFDSNDDFERITAHLDLIDGSVVFNASNDNATRQNRSDNKGPEPENVDIARIGDRVYGFIGLERVGGIMIYDLTNPRLAGFLGYTNNRDFSVDQEGGMAGDLGPEGVLYIPAADSPNGADLLVTGNEINGSTTIFTLNLP, encoded by the coding sequence GTGCGAGAGATGATTGTGGGGCGTGTCGGCTTGGCCGCCGCCATGCTGTTAGGTTTGAGTGCCTGCGGTGATGAGCTCACCTTTATCAGCGGTGGACTGGTGGAGACGACGGCGATTGCGGCCGGCGCCCAATGCCCCACTGGCGGAGTAAGGGTGGATTCCGGTAACGACCAGAACAGTGACGGAGTGCTCACTGCTGCCGAGATCACCAGTAGCGAGATCATCTGTAATGGCGTAGATGGTTCCGATGGGGCTGACGGTGCAGACGGAGCAGATGGTTCCGATGGCGTGGATCGCGTTGATCCAGGCGTTTTTAAACTACAGCTGCTGCACTTTGCTGATGTCGATGGCCCTGGTGGGGCCGATGATGTGCGCAATTTCTCGGCCATGGTGGATGGCTTCCGCGGCATGATGCCGCAAAACACGCTGCTCCTGAGTTCGGGCGACAACTGGATTCCGGGTCCAGAATACTTTGGCGCTGATGACGCGCGCCTCGATGCTGCCCTGGGTGCCGCCGATGCCGGACGTGCCCATGTGGGTTGGCTCAATGCTCTGGGCGTGCAGGCCTCGGTGGTCGGCAACCACGAGTTGGATTTGGGCGCAGATACCTTTGCTGAGCTCATTGCTGCTGATGGCGAGTGGCCAGGCGCGCAGTTCCCGTATCTGTCCGCCAATATCGACTTCAGCGCCGATGCCGACACCGCACCTTTGCTGGTTGCGGCTGGCCAAGCGGCTGCGCCGAACTCGGTTTCTTCCAGCGCTACCATCACCGTGGGCGGGCAAACCATCGGTGTGGTGGGCGCTTCCAGTCCTACTTTCCCCTCAATCACCAGCGTGGGCGATCTGGAGTTCACGCCGGACGATTCCAGCGACATCGATGCTCTGGCTGCGATTATTCAGGCCGAAGTGGACGCGCTCACCGCCGGTGGCAACATCGACAAGGTGATTTTGCTGGCCCACATGCAGCAGATCAGCGTGGAAAAGCAGCTGGCCGAATTGCTCAGCGGTGTCGATATCATTATCGCCGGTGGCTCCAACACCCGCCTGGCGGATCTCTCCGACCGTCTGCGTGAGGGTGATGCCGCTGCTGATGTGTATCCGCAGCAAATCACTTCGGCCAGTGGCGAGCCGGTGCTGTTGGTGAACACCGACGGTGACTACCGCTACTTGGGCCGCTTGGTCGTGGACTTCGATGCCCAGGGCCGGGTCCTGCCGCAAAGTATTGACCCCATTCAAAGTGGCGCCTTCGCGACCGACGTGCTGCCCTTCGCCAGCTTTGAGCCCATTCCTGAGGTAGTCGCGATTACCGAGGCGTTGGAAGAGGTTCTGGTGGAGAAAGATGGCAATGTGCTGGGCCTGACGTCGGTTTTCCTCGATGGCCGTCGCAGCCAAGTGCGGACCGAAGAAACCAATGTGGGTAACCTCACGGCCGAGGCCAACCTCTGGTACGCGCAGCAAACCGAATCTGATGTGCTGATCTCGCTCAAAAACGGTGGCGGTATCCGCGCCGAAATCGGCCAGGTCTTGCAGCCGCCAGGGACGACCGACCCGGCCCAGGCACAGTTCTTGGCGCCCCAGGCCAATGTCAGCAGTGGCAAGCCAGCGGGTGGTATATCGCAGCTTGATCTGGAGCAGACTCTGCGCTTCAACAACCGCTTGGTGAACATCACAGTCACCGTGGCCGAGTTGGCAGACATCATTGAGCATGCGGTCGCCGGCGACGGTACGCCTGGCCAATTCCCGCAAGTGGCCGGCGTGCGCTTCAGCTTCGACCCCAGCATGCCCGCGCGTATGGCTGGCGACACCAACCGCGGCGTGGCGACCACGCTGAGCCGGGTGCTGGATCTGGCCATCGTCGATGACTCGGGTGCTGTGATCGACCAAGTGGCCGTGAACGGCATGCTGCAGGGTGACCTCAGCCGGAGCTACCGTTTGGTGACGCTGAACTTCCTGGCCGAAAGCTGCATCAACGACCCCACCAACGATTGTGGTGATGGCTACCCCTACAAGGGGCTGACCGCACCCAATATGACCAGCCTGTCGCGCATCGACACCGTCGTGGACCCAGGTCAAAGCAGCTTCTCCGACGCCGGTCGGGAGCAGGATGCCCTGGCCGAGTATCTGCAGGCCTTCTTCGCTGAGGTGCCCTACGATCTGGCCGAGACCGACCCTGCCGATGACCTACGTATTCAGCGTCTGGTGGATGGGCGCAGCAGTTCGGTGTTTGCTCTGCCTACCAAGGCCAGCCTCACGGTACTGGGTCGTTACCAGAACCCCAATGCGGGCTTTGACGAAAGTGCGGCAGAAATCGTCGCCTTCGACCCAGCAACCGATCGCCTCTTCGTCATCAATGCCGAAGCGGGTCAGGTGGAAGTGTTGGATATCAGCAACCCTGCCACCCCCACTCAAGAAGCGGTACTGGACCCGGTGGCCGAGCTCGGTGCTGGCTTCGATGGAGTGAACAGCGTCGTTGTCGCTGGTGGTGTGGTGGCCGTAGCGGTTGAGGCCGATCCAGCCACCGCCAATGGTCGGGTGGCCTTGTACGACGCTGGTACCCTGGCATTTGTGACCAGCTTGGAAGCTGGCGCGCTGCCCGATGGTTTGGCCGCCAGCCCCGACGGCAGCCTGGTCGCCGTGGCCAACGAAGGCGAAGTACCTGCCGACCCTAATGATGGCGATCTGCGTGACTTTGCCAATGACGTCCCTGGCTCGATCACCATGATCGATCTGTCCAATGGTGCGGCCAATGCCACCGCCATGACCCTGGGCTTCACCGACTTCAATATGGGTGGCAGCCGGCATGCCGAACTGCCCGACACCCTGCGCATTGAGCCGGGCGCGACCTCCGTGGCCAACGACTTGGAGCCTGAGTACCCCGCCTTTAGTGAAGACGGCAGCTTGGTCTTCGTGTCCTTGCAGGAAAACAACGGTATCGCCGTGGTCGATGTGGAAAACATGCGCATCGACTCCATCGTTAGCCTGGGCTTCAAAGATCATGGCCTGCTGGTGAATGCTCTGGATGCTTCGGACCGCGACGAGATCGATATCGTGGCCGAAGAGGGTGTCTGGGGCTTGGCCATGCCGGATGGTATTGCCAGCTACATGGTCAACGGCACCCATTACGTGGTCACCGCTAACGAGGGCGATTCCCGCGATGATGTGGACGAGTGTGGGCTGGATGACTTTGCCAATCTGGACGCGACCTTGTTCGCCGGTCGGGACGATGACAACGAACTGGGCCGCATCGATTTCATCTGCGATCAGGCTTTTGACCTGGACAACGATGGCGATATCGATCGGGTCACCGCTTTCGGCGCGCGCTCCTTCTCGGTGGTGGATGAAAACGGTGTGGTCTTTGATTCCAACGACGACTTCGAACGCATCACGGCCCATCTGGATCTGATTGACGGCAGCGTGGTGTTCAACGCCAGCAATGACAACGCGACTCGTCAAAACCGCTCCGACAACAAAGGCCCCGAGCCGGAAAACGTCGATATCGCTCGTATTGGCGATCGGGTTTACGGTTTCATTGGCCTCGAGCGCGTGGGCGGCATCATGATCTACGACCTGACCAACCCCCGCCTGGCTGGCTTCTTGGGCTACACCAACAACCGGGACTTCAGCGTGGATCAGGAAGGCGGCATGGCCGGCGACCTGGGTCCTGAAGGTGTGCTGTACATCCCGGCAGCAGATAGCCCGAATGGCGCTGATTTGCTGGTGACCGGTAACGAGATCAACGGTAGTACCACCATCTTTACGCTGAATCTGCCCTAA
- the trpD gene encoding anthranilate phosphoribosyltransferase — translation MMVQSLLKELLAGHDLDAEQMRGAMREIMEGEASPAQIAGFLVALRLKGETVTEITAAAEVMREKAQAVPVSETLRAALVDTCGTGGDGAGLFNVSTATALLLAALGVPVAKHGNRSVSSKSGSADVLATLGVNLELSPEQAAQALQSSGFAFLFAPLYHPAMKHAIGPRRELGIRTIFNVLGPLTNPAGAQRQVLGVFDEALLRPLAEVLCRLGSKHALVVHGTDSTDEISACAATKVCEMRDGEYLEYVVEPEHFGLQRVAMNDLVVESAEQSAQIIKEALGGTPGAATTAIAMNAGAGLYVAGQASSLAAGVSQALAALEKGIALDFLTALQQQSRD, via the coding sequence ATGATGGTGCAAAGCCTGCTGAAGGAATTACTTGCTGGTCATGATCTAGATGCCGAGCAGATGCGCGGTGCCATGCGCGAGATCATGGAGGGTGAGGCGAGTCCGGCGCAGATCGCTGGTTTTTTGGTGGCCTTGAGACTCAAGGGCGAAACCGTCACTGAAATTACGGCTGCAGCCGAAGTGATGCGCGAGAAGGCCCAAGCTGTGCCTGTAAGCGAAACGCTGCGTGCTGCATTGGTAGATACCTGTGGCACGGGTGGCGACGGTGCCGGGTTGTTTAATGTGTCTACCGCGACTGCACTGCTGTTGGCCGCGCTCGGTGTGCCGGTGGCCAAGCACGGCAACCGCAGCGTGTCCTCCAAATCTGGCAGCGCCGATGTGTTGGCGACCCTAGGGGTAAATCTGGAGTTATCTCCGGAGCAGGCAGCTCAGGCCCTGCAAAGTAGTGGTTTTGCCTTCTTGTTTGCGCCCCTGTACCACCCGGCTATGAAACATGCCATTGGCCCCCGGCGTGAGCTAGGTATTCGCACCATCTTTAATGTTCTCGGACCTTTGACCAACCCGGCTGGTGCCCAGCGGCAGGTGTTGGGGGTCTTCGACGAAGCTCTCTTACGACCCCTTGCCGAGGTCCTATGTCGTTTGGGTAGCAAGCATGCCTTGGTGGTTCACGGCACCGATAGCACTGATGAAATCAGCGCGTGTGCTGCAACTAAGGTTTGTGAGATGCGTGACGGTGAGTATCTTGAGTATGTGGTCGAGCCCGAGCATTTTGGCCTGCAGCGCGTGGCTATGAATGACCTGGTGGTGGAGTCCGCAGAGCAAAGTGCGCAAATCATCAAAGAGGCCTTGGGCGGTACACCGGGCGCAGCAACTACGGCTATTGCGATGAATGCTGGTGCGGGCCTCTATGTGGCAGGGCAGGCCTCTAGCCTGGCAGCGGGTGTATCGCAGGCATTGGCGGCCTTGGAAAAAGGGATAGCGCTGGATTTTCTGACTGCGCTGCAACAACAATCAAGAGACTGA